In a single window of the Candidatus Hydrothermales bacterium genome:
- a CDS encoding C25 family cysteine peptidase, with product MYLLLIIIFKTGIFLLDDEVKSKVKIFREGYFGPYKIAVGELRGRLDLNRNDYKINDFHGKILKKIALNPSYIERAKTLNFQCFLESDTPISIPKEVILIYTKKEGLYSIKGYMLTSKGIRIDTINVDYITILGREGKIPIITKGLKDGKFDPFDEIIFYARKLKGKESYFDLYSFENTYILYFNKNLKIELPEENTTPDENLYTIRKGYFNFHFEEDIYFPDLDPAHSDTENIWFWKYLRENKVETLKIQLPLASDSNYYKLRLNFDTEEMSGQEPIHKIELKIGKHFIDSFVYNTRVPYTVEEDIIGYILNSDSLIFLKEKSSVPNYLNYIEIEGEFLLNARGLKNLKFNLDRVDGNIEIKGFTKKPLYFININQKNYTNFEIKTYTESGKTYYSIKARIKENFSGEYYITTEIFNPESIVLYRMDKDIKKESGSNIVIIYHPDFKEFAESLAIYRSSPKGGSFNVKTFSIKDIYVQFNYGTKSPHAIRKFLKYYFIKKEPKFTYLILVGDASKDPRNILKSNIVDKIPTFLFPSTFQQFETQAIFTGFFSSDFYYSNIIGNDPFPDIVVSRIPLQSKNEAKIYYKKIKEYTEENYGIWRRHFILGTERKKGTFSDLYTQLNNFLKSLMKKGTTYVEPDENETPENLISYLSDGCAIFNFIGHGGIHSIWGKAAFRQEDLWETRNYKKYYFFTALSCWTGEFGMIDSRGFGEEALLIPDRGAIATISLSGSGKAPGNVNFDISSDYTKSIFLGYLRDSINRIGDLVLYSRMYILSRYTILDEFVETTLKTSNLLGDPLILLPELEEVELKSNKNYFTPAESVKVFVQNPQVISGISVWEVIYQNLNDEIIHKDLFTSFFENANINISFKIPNNIIRAKTTVNLYAFDFDLKREIISNHKFSVNLLNVDKIYFKPDIYSDDTFRVYSVLSAPFSLKSCELWYTYNDTTVPNNLTRVSMIKTGPNSFKTILALPPFNYESNKRYFHYAFVAIDTFFNSYFSDTFYIENKIYADLFFNKNLVYVTAGRKFPEINLSYTNAGVRDADSFFIFYEIKTKGGKVLKSETLFVNLLKSQETKILKISVPCTSYYYFYLNLDIKDNIKEQNELNNEDFGIILNPYIYVDTSRYKAEYNFNNMIFFSQFYPTDSLSIYELKRGVDKIINDSTLEISLLNYRKLNDTIGKFIFKNIKEKKDVMLRTKRDSLWHKLESTYDSINKKIEFYLQEIGEIALFNLTDKKGPEIEVYVRERKIEEDKFTVSKYLNLKIILKDTSGIDLIFKKPEIIFNGKSLNYENTLIRGEKKTIINLKEGPLKEGTYPLKIIAFNNMGIKSEKSFSVEVHTPFDLIYYGNYPNPTRNERTVIFYELTKDSEIMEVSIFTISGKRIKKFVTDDEGKPLNLKGKHKITWNLRDGYGNKVSKGIYFLLLKAKKGEDQKKVIGKIAVE from the coding sequence ATGTATCTCCTTTTAATTATTATTTTTAAAACAGGTATTTTCTTATTAGATGACGAAGTAAAAAGCAAAGTAAAAATATTTAGGGAAGGCTACTTTGGACCATATAAAATAGCTGTTGGAGAACTAAGGGGGAGGTTAGATCTAAACAGAAACGATTATAAAATAAACGATTTTCATGGAAAGATACTAAAAAAAATTGCCTTAAATCCCTCTTATATTGAAAGGGCAAAAACTTTAAATTTTCAGTGTTTTTTAGAAAGTGATACTCCAATAAGTATTCCAAAAGAAGTGATATTAATCTATACAAAAAAAGAGGGACTTTATTCAATTAAAGGTTATATGCTAACTTCAAAAGGTATAAGAATTGACACAATAAATGTAGATTATATCACTATTTTGGGAAGAGAAGGTAAAATTCCCATTATTACAAAGGGACTTAAAGATGGAAAGTTTGACCCCTTCGATGAAATAATTTTTTATGCAAGAAAACTAAAGGGAAAAGAATCTTACTTTGATCTTTACTCATTTGAAAACACCTATATTCTTTATTTTAACAAAAACTTAAAAATAGAGTTACCTGAGGAAAACACAACACCAGATGAAAATTTATATACCATTAGAAAGGGGTACTTTAATTTTCACTTCGAAGAAGATATATACTTTCCAGATCTTGATCCAGCTCACTCTGATACAGAAAATATTTGGTTTTGGAAATATCTAAGAGAAAACAAAGTAGAAACCCTGAAAATACAACTTCCACTTGCTTCTGATTCAAATTACTATAAATTAAGACTAAATTTTGATACAGAAGAGATGAGCGGACAGGAACCAATTCATAAAATTGAACTAAAAATTGGTAAACATTTCATCGATTCCTTCGTTTATAACACAAGAGTACCCTATACAGTTGAAGAGGATATAATCGGATATATTTTAAACTCTGACTCTCTTATTTTTTTAAAAGAAAAATCAAGTGTACCAAATTATCTAAATTACATTGAAATAGAGGGTGAATTTTTGTTAAATGCAAGAGGTTTAAAAAATTTAAAATTTAATTTAGATAGGGTTGATGGAAACATAGAAATAAAAGGATTCACTAAAAAGCCACTATACTTTATAAATATAAATCAAAAAAATTATACAAACTTTGAAATAAAAACTTACACTGAATCAGGTAAAACTTATTATTCGATAAAAGCAAGAATAAAGGAAAATTTCTCAGGTGAATATTATATAACAACAGAAATATTTAATCCAGAATCCATTGTTCTCTATCGGATGGATAAAGATATAAAAAAAGAAAGTGGTTCAAATATAGTTATAATATATCATCCTGATTTTAAAGAATTTGCAGAATCACTTGCAATCTACCGCTCCTCTCCAAAGGGAGGTTCCTTTAACGTTAAAACATTCTCAATCAAGGATATTTATGTTCAGTTTAACTATGGAACAAAAAGCCCACACGCTATCAGAAAATTTTTAAAATATTACTTCATAAAAAAAGAACCAAAGTTTACTTATCTAATTTTAGTAGGCGATGCAAGTAAAGATCCAAGAAATATATTAAAAAGCAATATAGTTGATAAAATTCCCACTTTTTTATTTCCCTCAACGTTCCAACAATTTGAAACACAAGCAATATTTACAGGATTCTTTTCCTCTGACTTTTACTATTCAAACATAATTGGAAACGATCCATTTCCAGATATTGTAGTTTCAAGAATACCCTTACAAAGTAAAAACGAAGCAAAAATTTATTATAAAAAAATAAAAGAATATACAGAGGAAAACTATGGAATTTGGAGAAGACATTTTATATTAGGTACAGAGAGAAAAAAGGGAACTTTTTCTGATTTGTATACCCAACTGAATAACTTTTTAAAGTCCTTGATGAAAAAGGGTACGACCTATGTAGAACCGGATGAAAATGAAACTCCGGAAAACCTTATATCTTACTTATCTGACGGATGCGCTATATTTAACTTTATAGGCCACGGTGGAATCCATTCCATATGGGGAAAGGCAGCATTTAGACAAGAAGATCTATGGGAAACAAGAAACTATAAAAAATATTACTTTTTTACTGCTCTTTCATGTTGGACGGGTGAATTTGGAATGATCGATTCAAGAGGATTTGGAGAAGAAGCACTTTTAATCCCTGACAGGGGCGCAATAGCCACAATTTCTCTTTCAGGAAGCGGAAAAGCACCAGGAAACGTCAACTTTGACATAAGCAGTGACTACACAAAATCTATTTTCTTAGGATATCTAAGAGATAGTATAAACAGAATCGGAGACCTTGTTCTTTACTCAAGGATGTATATTCTTTCAAGATATACAATTTTAGACGAATTTGTGGAAACAACGTTGAAAACTTCAAATCTTTTAGGAGATCCCCTGATCCTATTACCAGAACTAGAGGAGGTAGAACTGAAATCAAACAAAAATTACTTTACTCCAGCCGAGAGCGTTAAAGTATTTGTTCAAAACCCACAGGTAATATCAGGGATTTCAGTATGGGAAGTTATTTATCAGAACTTAAATGATGAAATTATTCATAAGGATTTATTTACTAGCTTTTTTGAAAATGCAAATATTAATATAAGCTTTAAAATACCTAATAATATAATAAGGGCAAAAACAACCGTAAACCTTTATGCCTTTGATTTTGATTTAAAAAGAGAAATAATCTCTAATCACAAATTCAGTGTAAATTTACTTAATGTTGATAAAATTTATTTTAAACCAGATATTTACTCTGATGATACCTTTAGAGTTTACTCTGTTTTAAGTGCCCCTTTTTCACTTAAAAGCTGTGAATTATGGTACACCTATAATGACACAACTGTTCCAAATAACCTAACAAGAGTAAGTATGATCAAAACAGGGCCAAATAGCTTTAAAACTATCCTTGCTCTTCCTCCATTTAACTATGAATCAAATAAAAGATACTTTCATTATGCCTTTGTGGCAATAGATACTTTCTTTAACAGCTACTTTTCCGATACTTTTTATATAGAGAATAAAATTTATGCTGATTTATTTTTTAATAAGAATTTAGTCTATGTAACTGCTGGTAGAAAATTCCCCGAAATAAATCTTTCTTATACAAACGCTGGAGTAAGAGACGCAGATAGTTTCTTTATTTTTTATGAGATCAAAACAAAGGGAGGCAAAGTTTTGAAAAGTGAAACTCTTTTTGTAAATCTTTTAAAATCCCAAGAAACAAAAATTTTAAAAATTTCTGTACCCTGCACAAGCTACTATTACTTCTATCTAAATTTAGACATTAAAGATAACATAAAAGAACAAAATGAGTTAAACAACGAAGATTTTGGTATAATTCTAAATCCTTACATATACGTTGATACATCAAGGTATAAAGCCGAATATAACTTTAATAATATGATATTTTTTAGCCAATTCTATCCCACTGACAGTTTATCTATATACGAGTTAAAAAGAGGAGTAGACAAAATTATAAATGACTCAACCTTAGAGATATCATTACTGAATTACAGAAAGTTAAATGACACAATTGGAAAATTCATTTTTAAAAATATTAAAGAAAAAAAAGACGTAATGCTAAGAACTAAAAGGGATTCTCTATGGCATAAATTAGAAAGCACTTACGACTCAATAAATAAAAAAATTGAGTTCTATTTACAAGAAATAGGAGAAATAGCCCTTTTTAACCTCACAGATAAAAAGGGACCTGAAATTGAAGTCTACGTAAGGGAAAGAAAAATTGAAGAGGATAAGTTTACAGTTTCTAAGTATCTAAACTTGAAAATCATCTTAAAAGATACATCAGGAATAGATTTAATTTTTAAAAAACCTGAAATAATCTTTAACGGCAAATCACTAAATTATGAAAATACGCTCATTAGAGGTGAAAAAAAGACTATAATAAATCTTAAAGAGGGACCATTAAAAGAGGGAACATATCCGTTAAAGATCATAGCCTTTAACAACATGGGTATAAAAAGCGAAAAAAGTTTTTCAGTTGAAGTGCATACTCCATTTGATCTAATATATTACGGAAACTATCCCAATCCTACAAGAAACGAAAGAACGGTAATTTTTTATGAACTAACAAAAGATTCAGAGATAATGGAAGTGAGTATTTTCACTATATCCGGAAAAAGAATAAAGAAGTTTGTAACTGATGATGAAGGTAAACCTCTAAACCTAAAGGGTAAACATAAAATAACATGGAATCTAAGAGACGGATACGGTAATAAGGTTTCTAAGGGTATTTACTTTTTGTTATTAAAGGCTAAAAAGGGTGAAGATCAAAAGAAAGTAATAGGAAAAATAGCTGTTGAGTAA